The segment atgatttgttgatcccagggttaaattctcttgcgttcagcagcaaagtgcacagatacaaGCATACAATGTAAATCAAAGACGacgtgcaaagacagcagatatagtgcaagtgagtaaccatttatagaagtaaacaaaatttctgtagATTAACAAGTTTAAGAAGGACACAGTGCATAatgaaaaaatcctgaaaatacaatattgttcaagaaataaatagaaatgtatattatttatatgattataaacagagagcagcttttaccacattaaaaatgggacgttaaggctggctgtgggggctgcacatcgacagcaggcattgtggtgtctaacggcagcaggcaggaaagatccccagtagcgcttcttagctcacggtgggggaatgagccggtggctgaaggtgccccaagatagcgccccctggagccttggctgggttatggaccgggccagtggggccagtgccctggggcctcaggacattagtGGCTGTGAGTGGCAGCATTTATAGTGCAAGTCATGAAAttccccccctgtggggtgtaagagaaagagccctgagaggtaacagtgttacagcccactagcatgcatgtctctctgggcctatagtcaggccataacataaaagtaaactgggctcctagctagggctggtcagtgggcagcactttaatatgtgtagcttaataaaaagacctcgccatcttctgtcttcaccgtcttcttccacagtcagccagttcttttatactagaggcgagtaacagaccatccttcctatacaaaatggccacataacaaaactaaacaaacaaacaaaaacatatataaacaggtaaaaaggaacatcagtcaagtgtagttgtggaggtttttaacggtGATACTAAAAGTgtcatataatatctaaattttagatgagacaatttccttaacagctgactgtaaataagtctgtttacatcaagagcttcacagcatatcaaagtacatgaagacagaggagaaggctaaacagcagtgtgatgccgtccccattgtatgaattatatttatactatGAGGGTTAACAtttgatgttatttatatagaatacagacaaaactaaAGATAGTGCCCCCTGGAGCCTTGCCTGGGTCATGGACCAGACCAGCAGGGCAAATTAACCATGAGGGCCCCTGCAGATAGAGCTCATGCTGACCACCTGGGCCCCTGGGGCCCTTTACACATACAGCGAGCATTAACTCCCAAGGCCCTCAGGCCTcctggggtacttggtagacgccggccacctggggtacttggtagacgtcggccacctggggtacttggtagacgccggccacctggggtacttggtacacgccggccacctggggtacttggtagacgccggccacctggggtacttggtacacgccggccacctggggtacttggtagacgccggccccctggggtacttggtagacgccggccacctggggtacttggtacacgccggccacctggggtccttggtagacgccggccacctggggtacttggtagacgccggccacctggggtacttggtagacgccggccacctggggtacttggtagacgccggccccctggggtacttggtagacgccggccacctggggtccttggtagacgccggccac is part of the Brienomyrus brachyistius isolate T26 unplaced genomic scaffold, BBRACH_0.4 scaffold97, whole genome shotgun sequence genome and harbors:
- the LOC125727437 gene encoding paternally-expressed gene 3 protein-like, with protein sequence MLVNTSTVSVGTLWVSLRGLLGGGVPRKACTKYPRGPASTKYPRGPASTKYPRWPASTKYPRWPASTKYPRWPASTKYPRWPTSTKYPRWPASTKYPRRPEGLGS